The Microbacterium sp. Nx66 genome contains a region encoding:
- a CDS encoding bifunctional 3'-5' exonuclease/DNA polymerase: MTVPASGPERRLALIGLGAGEYAAIELDEHDEEQQRTLLPASELAGWVAEVEAADTPRWIIRSAAEIYALLLNAGVRITRSHDLVLCHAILRDTAMVNTPLPPAAGWERRDPVDTTPSLFDVLDEESGEDAITAALEQYRAQRNVMAEATDGRLTLLCAAESAGGLIAEEMRVAGLPWDAGVHDAILTETLGARPAAGGLPRRMVERGDEVRALLDDPTLHLDSQPKLLRALHRVGVSVESTSKWELSAHEHPVIEPLLAYKKLSRLLSANGWTWLSEWVQDGRFRPVYIPGGVVTGRWASAGGGALQLPRNLRPAVRADPGWALVVADVAQLEPRMLAAMASDEAMADAARGGDLYAGVVASGAVATREEAKYAVLGAMYGATSGDSGRLVPRLRKVYPRAMALVDDAARVGEDGGIVSTWLGRSSPRPSTEWMRLQADATGADADPAVVSLARRRAREWGRFTRNFIVQGTAAEWSLIWLAEIRHRLAQLPEVFGAAEASGPFAREPHLAFFLHDEVILHTPQEHAEAAADAVREAAAVATTRLFGTFPIDVPLDLRIADSAEK; the protein is encoded by the coding sequence GTGACGGTGCCGGCGTCGGGCCCGGAGCGACGTCTCGCGCTGATCGGCCTCGGTGCGGGGGAGTACGCCGCGATCGAGCTGGACGAGCATGACGAGGAGCAGCAGCGCACCCTCCTCCCCGCGTCCGAACTCGCCGGCTGGGTGGCTGAGGTCGAAGCCGCCGACACGCCGCGATGGATCATCCGCAGTGCGGCGGAGATCTACGCGCTGCTGCTGAACGCCGGGGTCCGGATCACGCGCAGCCACGACCTCGTCCTCTGCCATGCGATCCTGCGCGACACCGCCATGGTGAACACCCCGCTGCCCCCGGCCGCGGGCTGGGAGCGTCGCGACCCGGTCGACACCACCCCCTCCCTGTTCGACGTCCTCGATGAGGAGTCGGGCGAAGACGCGATCACGGCGGCGCTCGAGCAGTACCGCGCGCAGCGGAACGTGATGGCGGAGGCAACGGACGGCCGCCTGACGTTGCTCTGCGCTGCGGAGTCGGCCGGCGGGCTGATCGCCGAGGAGATGCGCGTCGCGGGGCTGCCCTGGGACGCGGGGGTGCATGACGCGATCCTCACCGAGACGCTGGGTGCGCGTCCGGCAGCGGGCGGGCTGCCCCGACGGATGGTGGAACGCGGCGACGAGGTGCGGGCCCTGCTCGACGACCCCACGCTGCATCTGGACAGTCAGCCGAAGCTGCTGCGGGCCCTGCACCGTGTCGGCGTGTCGGTGGAGTCCACGAGCAAGTGGGAGCTGTCCGCCCACGAGCACCCGGTGATCGAACCGCTCCTCGCCTACAAGAAGCTGTCTCGCCTGCTCAGCGCGAACGGCTGGACCTGGTTGTCGGAATGGGTCCAGGACGGCCGCTTCCGTCCGGTGTACATCCCCGGGGGCGTCGTCACCGGACGGTGGGCATCGGCCGGCGGCGGTGCGCTGCAGCTGCCGCGCAACCTCCGCCCCGCCGTACGCGCGGATCCGGGCTGGGCACTCGTCGTCGCGGACGTCGCCCAGCTCGAGCCGCGGATGCTCGCGGCCATGGCGTCCGACGAGGCGATGGCGGACGCGGCGCGTGGTGGCGACCTCTACGCCGGCGTCGTCGCGTCCGGTGCCGTCGCGACGCGCGAGGAGGCGAAGTACGCGGTGCTGGGAGCGATGTACGGCGCCACCAGCGGCGACAGCGGGCGACTCGTTCCCCGGCTGCGGAAGGTGTACCCGCGCGCGATGGCGCTCGTCGACGACGCGGCGCGCGTGGGGGAGGACGGCGGCATCGTCTCGACCTGGCTCGGTCGCTCCTCGCCGCGTCCGTCCACGGAGTGGATGCGGCTGCAGGCCGACGCCACCGGCGCCGATGCCGACCCCGCCGTGGTCTCCCTCGCCCGCCGCCGCGCGCGGGAGTGGGGGCGCTTCACCCGGAACTTCATCGTCCAGGGCACCGCGGCCGAGTGGTCGCTCATCTGGCTCGCGGAGATCCGCCACCGCCTGGCGCAGCTCCCCGAGGTCTTCGGCGCCGCGGAGGCGTCAGGGCCGTTCGCCCGGGAACCGCACCTGGCGTTCTTCCTGCACGACGAGGTCATCCTGCACACGCCGCAGGAGCACGCGGAGGCCGCGGCCGACGCCGTCCGCGAGGCCGCCGCCGTCGCGACGACCCGCCTGTTCGGCACCTTTCCGATCGACGTGCCCCTCGACCTGCGCATCGCGGACTCCGCGGAGAAGTGA